A single region of the Coprobacter tertius genome encodes:
- a CDS encoding ATP-binding protein codes for MESFYRTHKYLVEHVNSPVKRELMKEIDWNNRLIGIKGSRGVGKTTFLLEYAKENFGTDRSCLYINLNHLYFTERSLVDFADEFRVKGGKTLLIDQVFKYPDWSNELKYCYDNFPDLKIIFTGSSVMRLKEENPVLSGLVDSYNLRGFSFREYLNLMAGTNFRSYKLEEILKDHVHIASEICSRVKPLAYFQDYLHHGFYPFFLEKRNFSENLIKTINMTMEVDILFLKQIELTYLPKVRKLLYLLSVNAPSAPNVSQLSKEIQTSRATVVNYIKYLKDARLINMLYPVNEEFPKKPAMVYMHNTNLMYPMRPSQVEAQAVRETFFYNTLHKDNHLNKGEKNAQFLVNKKYNFKIEGENTRGRNNPDFYYVTDLIETGGENKIPLWIFGLLY; via the coding sequence ATGGAGTCATTTTACAGGACACATAAATATCTGGTAGAACATGTAAATTCTCCTGTCAAAAGAGAATTAATGAAAGAAATCGACTGGAACAACCGGCTAATCGGAATAAAAGGAAGCCGGGGGGTCGGAAAAACTACATTTCTGCTCGAATATGCAAAAGAAAACTTCGGAACCGACCGCTCATGTTTATATATAAACCTCAATCATTTATATTTTACAGAACGAAGTTTGGTCGACTTTGCAGATGAGTTCAGAGTAAAAGGCGGTAAAACCCTGTTGATCGATCAGGTATTCAAATATCCCGACTGGTCGAACGAACTAAAATACTGTTATGATAATTTCCCCGATTTGAAAATTATCTTTACCGGCTCTTCGGTTATGCGTCTTAAAGAAGAAAATCCGGTATTGTCGGGATTAGTAGACTCCTATAATTTGCGTGGTTTTTCATTTAGGGAATATCTCAACCTCATGGCTGGTACGAACTTCAGATCGTATAAATTGGAAGAAATATTAAAAGACCACGTACATATCGCATCAGAAATATGCTCACGGGTAAAACCGTTAGCTTATTTCCAGGATTACCTGCACCACGGCTTTTATCCGTTCTTTCTCGAAAAACGCAATTTTTCCGAGAATCTGATAAAGACCATTAATATGACTATGGAGGTCGATATCTTATTTCTTAAACAAATAGAACTTACGTATTTGCCCAAAGTACGTAAATTACTTTATTTACTTTCAGTAAACGCACCTTCAGCGCCGAATGTAAGTCAGCTCAGTAAAGAAATACAAACTTCCCGAGCTACAGTCGTAAATTACATCAAATACCTGAAAGACGCCCGGCTGATAAATATGCTTTACCCGGTTAATGAAGAATTTCCTAAAAAACCGGCCATGGTTTATATGCATAACACCAACCTGATGTATCCCATGCGACCGTCACAAGTTGAAGCACAAGCTGTAAGAGAAACTTTTTTTTACAATACATTACATAAAGATAACCATCTGAACAAAGGTGAAAAAAACGCCCAGTTCCTGGTAAATAAAAAATATAATTTCAAGATAGAAGGAGAAAATACAAGAGGACGCAATAATCCCGATTTTTATTATGTCACCGATCTGATCGAAACAGGAGGTGAAAATAAAATTCCGCTTTGGATATTCGGTCTTTTATATTGA
- a CDS encoding DUF4136 domain-containing protein, which yields MKRLIPFLFVALLFTSCEKEPDTGKLDDSFLVYTDYDKTENFGSFVKYYIPDSILLIGESKEAKYWKDENALSIIDAFVDNMDARGYTRTDQKDEADLGLQLSYVEDTHYFTGYNDPYWWWDYPGYWYPWYWGSWGGWYYPYRVVYGYNVGSLLAEMVKLQIDEPDARKKLPIIWDAYMTGLLSGSNHVNTQLAIQAVNQAFVQSPYLKK from the coding sequence ATGAAAAGATTAATTCCTTTTTTATTTGTTGCACTCTTATTCACGTCGTGTGAGAAAGAGCCCGATACGGGTAAACTCGATGACAGTTTCCTTGTCTACACCGATTACGATAAGACTGAGAATTTTGGCTCTTTCGTCAAATATTACATTCCGGACAGTATATTACTTATCGGAGAAAGTAAAGAAGCCAAATACTGGAAAGACGAAAATGCGTTGAGCATTATCGATGCTTTTGTAGATAATATGGATGCCCGCGGTTATACTCGTACCGATCAGAAAGACGAGGCTGATCTCGGATTACAACTTAGTTATGTGGAAGATACTCATTACTTTACCGGATATAATGATCCTTATTGGTGGTGGGATTATCCCGGTTACTGGTATCCTTGGTATTGGGGAAGCTGGGGTGGATGGTATTATCCCTACCGTGTAGTATATGGTTATAATGTAGGTTCTCTTTTGGCAGAGATGGTAAAACTTCAAATCGATGAACCCGATGCTCGTAAAAAATTACCGATTATTTGGGATGCTTATATGACAGGGTTGCTCTCTGGTTCGAATCATGTGAATACTCAGCTTGCTATTCAAGCCGTAAATCAGGCATTTGTACAGTCTCCGTATTTGAAAAAATAA
- a CDS encoding outer membrane beta-barrel protein gives MKSIKNICTKVVLATAFCLAALPFGVNAQNANNGYAHVDWQFNAPLSNKFSDKASGWGMNFEGGYYVLPNFGIGAFISFHTNNEYIPTRTIQLNDHSAATMDQQHSVFQLPFGAAFRYRFLPETYVVEPYIGLKMGAEYARMSTYYNVYKMKDDSWGFTVSPEVGMSIFPTPDKSFGFHVALYYSYATNKSDVLIYNLDGLNNIGFRLGVTF, from the coding sequence ATGAAAAGTATTAAGAATATATGTACAAAGGTTGTTTTGGCTACAGCCTTTTGTCTGGCTGCTTTACCTTTTGGGGTGAATGCACAGAATGCCAATAACGGATATGCACATGTCGATTGGCAGTTCAATGCGCCATTGAGCAATAAATTTTCCGATAAAGCCAGTGGCTGGGGTATGAATTTTGAAGGCGGTTATTATGTGCTGCCTAATTTCGGTATCGGTGCTTTTATTTCATTCCACACCAATAATGAATACATTCCTACTCGTACCATACAACTTAACGATCATTCGGCAGCTACTATGGATCAGCAGCATTCTGTTTTTCAATTACCTTTCGGAGCAGCTTTCCGCTATCGTTTCCTTCCCGAAACGTATGTTGTAGAGCCTTATATAGGATTGAAAATGGGTGCGGAATATGCCCGTATGTCGACTTATTATAATGTATATAAGATGAAAGACGATAGTTGGGGATTCACAGTATCTCCCGAAGTAGGTATGTCGATATTCCCTACTCCCGATAAATCATTCGGTTTCCATGTTGCTTTATATTATAGTTATGCCACGAATAAATCGGATGTGTTGATTTATAATCTTGACGGATTGAATAATATTGGTTTTCGTCTTGGTGTAACTTTCTGA
- a CDS encoding DUF1295 domain-containing protein: protein MEERYYLFLWIMAGIAVIVFITLYFVKAGYGILRDGKWGPNINNRIGWMIMETPVFIIMCILCFFSSRRTDIVCLIFFFLFQLHYLNRAFIYPFLLKGKSSMPIGIILMGMFFNVLNALMQGGWIFYISPAGMYDLYWLLTPQFWVGICIFLAGMAINIHSDSIIRNLRKPGDTRHYLPEGGMFRYVTSANYFGEVVEWCGFAILTWSPAGAVFAIWTFANLVPRANSIYRRYKEMFGEEFIQKKRKRIIPFVY from the coding sequence ATGGAAGAACGCTATTATTTATTCCTTTGGATTATGGCGGGAATTGCCGTTATTGTTTTTATCACATTATATTTTGTAAAAGCGGGATATGGCATTTTGCGCGACGGGAAGTGGGGCCCGAATATAAATAATCGTATTGGTTGGATGATTATGGAAACTCCTGTATTTATCATCATGTGTATTCTTTGTTTTTTCTCATCTCGCCGTACCGATATCGTTTGTCTTATATTTTTCTTTTTATTCCAATTACATTATTTAAATCGAGCATTTATATATCCTTTTTTACTTAAAGGTAAAAGTTCTATGCCTATAGGAATTATTCTCATGGGGATGTTTTTTAATGTATTAAATGCTCTTATGCAAGGTGGTTGGATATTTTATATTTCACCTGCTGGTATGTATGATTTGTACTGGTTGCTTACTCCGCAATTTTGGGTGGGTATTTGTATTTTCCTTGCGGGTATGGCTATTAATATTCATTCCGATTCTATTATACGTAATTTGAGAAAACCGGGAGATACGCGGCATTATTTGCCCGAAGGTGGTATGTTCCGGTATGTAACTTCGGCAAATTATTTCGGTGAAGTGGTTGAGTGGTGTGGTTTCGCCATTTTAACTTGGTCTCCTGCCGGTGCGGTTTTTGCGATCTGGACATTTGCGAATTTGGTGCCTCGTGCAAATAGTATTTATCGTCGTTATAAGGAAATGTTCGGGGAGGAATTTATACAGAAAAAACGGAAACGAATTATACCTTTTGTTTATTAA
- a CDS encoding NADH:flavin oxidoreductase: protein MHNSLLFTPEKLGPVTLRNRTIRAAAFEGMCPGNAPSDLLYNYHRSVAAGGVGMTTLAYAAVTKSGLSFDHQLWLREEILPGLRHITDAIHEEGAAASIQIGHCGNMSHWKTAGQIPVSASSGFNIYSPTWVRGMRENELAPMARQFGDAVRLARKAGFDAVEVHAGHGYLISQFLSPYTNHRHDDYGGSLDNRMRFMKICISEAMEAAKGDMAVLVKMNMRDGFKGGMEIDEALEVGRTLERIGVHALVLSGGFVSKAPMYVMRGEMPLKSMTYYMHPWWLKYGVKLCGRFMIPVEPFKEAYFYEDALKFREALKLPLVYVGGLVTREKIDMVLDAGFEFVAMARALLNEPDFVNRMKDGNERKCGCDHVNYCIARMYSREMACYKHLDSLPGKLRDEIEKIKEKDGMSR from the coding sequence ATGCATAATTCACTACTATTTACGCCTGAAAAACTTGGGCCTGTTACACTTAGAAACCGGACCATAAGAGCGGCTGCTTTTGAAGGGATGTGCCCCGGAAATGCACCTTCTGATTTGTTGTATAATTATCACCGTAGCGTTGCTGCCGGAGGAGTCGGCATGACTACTTTGGCTTATGCGGCAGTAACGAAAAGCGGTCTTTCTTTCGATCATCAGTTATGGTTGAGAGAGGAAATTCTACCGGGACTCAGGCATATTACCGATGCTATACATGAAGAAGGGGCCGCAGCCTCGATACAGATAGGACATTGTGGCAATATGTCGCATTGGAAGACAGCGGGTCAGATACCGGTTTCAGCTTCTTCAGGATTTAATATTTACTCTCCTACATGGGTCAGGGGAATGCGTGAAAACGAACTTGCACCTATGGCTCGTCAGTTTGGAGATGCGGTGCGGTTAGCTCGGAAAGCCGGTTTTGATGCGGTAGAAGTGCATGCTGGCCATGGTTATCTAATAAGTCAATTTCTTTCTCCTTATACCAATCATAGACATGATGATTACGGTGGTAGCCTCGATAATCGTATGCGGTTTATGAAGATATGTATATCGGAAGCGATGGAAGCGGCCAAAGGAGATATGGCTGTTTTAGTGAAAATGAATATGCGTGACGGTTTTAAAGGGGGGATGGAAATCGATGAGGCTCTTGAAGTCGGTCGTACTCTCGAGCGTATCGGCGTGCATGCTCTTGTTCTGAGCGGCGGTTTTGTGAGTAAAGCTCCGATGTATGTTATGCGGGGAGAAATGCCTTTAAAAAGTATGACGTATTATATGCATCCCTGGTGGTTGAAATACGGGGTAAAATTGTGCGGACGTTTTATGATTCCGGTCGAGCCCTTCAAAGAGGCCTATTTTTATGAAGATGCTTTAAAATTCAGGGAAGCATTGAAATTACCTTTAGTGTATGTAGGAGGTTTGGTTACGCGGGAAAAAATCGATATGGTACTTGATGCGGGATTCGAATTTGTAGCTATGGCACGCGCGTTATTAAATGAGCCTGATTTTGTTAATCGGATGAAAGATGGGAATGAACGTAAATGTGGCTGCGATCATGTAAATTATTGTATTGCACGTATGTATTCTCGAGAAATGGCATGTTATAAACATTTGGATAGTTTGCCTGGAAAATTGAGGGATGAAATAGAAAAAATTAAAGAAAAAGATGGAATGTCTCGTTAA
- a CDS encoding SDR family NAD(P)-dependent oxidoreductase, with amino-acid sequence MECLVNSCVVALVTGASSGIGYEYARQLAARGFDLLIVSNEKEKIEDAAQMFISESGVKVQPLFRDLSAPDAAIELFGYCKENDITVEILVNNAGIFFFRDITDVDEDRLSILLHLHILTATMLCRFFGREMASRGKGYILNMASMAGWLPYPGISVYAATKSYLITLSKAVYNELYDKGVGVTVVCPGGVATNLYHLSRKLMRLGVRLGVLMPSDRLARKGLKAMFSKKRCVIPGVINYLFLPLAKAIPSFMIRYVKRHSKLYRYGL; translated from the coding sequence ATGGAATGTCTCGTTAACTCATGTGTTGTTGCGTTGGTAACGGGCGCGAGTTCAGGGATTGGATACGAATATGCCCGACAGTTAGCGGCAAGAGGTTTTGATTTACTGATAGTAAGCAATGAGAAAGAAAAGATAGAAGATGCGGCACAAATGTTTATTTCTGAATCGGGAGTCAAAGTTCAGCCTTTATTCCGAGATTTATCTGCCCCGGATGCAGCTATCGAGCTTTTTGGTTATTGTAAAGAGAATGATATAACGGTAGAGATTCTTGTTAATAATGCCGGGATTTTCTTTTTCAGAGATATCACCGATGTCGATGAAGATCGTTTGTCTATTCTGTTGCATCTTCATATTCTGACAGCTACTATGCTTTGTCGTTTTTTCGGTCGGGAAATGGCTTCGAGAGGAAAAGGATATATTTTGAATATGGCTTCTATGGCCGGTTGGCTACCGTATCCGGGAATTTCGGTTTATGCTGCAACGAAATCATACCTTATAACCTTATCGAAAGCAGTTTATAATGAGTTATATGATAAAGGAGTCGGAGTAACAGTCGTGTGTCCCGGAGGAGTTGCTACTAATTTATATCATTTAAGCCGTAAATTAATGCGTTTAGGGGTACGATTAGGAGTATTGATGCCTTCTGATCGATTGGCACGTAAAGGTCTTAAAGCAATGTTTTCAAAAAAGCGTTGTGTTATTCCCGGTGTAATTAATTATTTGTTTCTACCTCTGGCAAAAGCGATACCCTCATTTATGATACGATATGTAAAACGTCATTCAAAGTTATATCGATATGGATTGTAA
- a CDS encoding SDR family NAD(P)-dependent oxidoreductase: protein MDCNGWIVVTGANSGMGRVLAESLVKRGYRVIMACRNLPRSEPVYRELAAGCPDRVRLLRLDLSSFDSIISFTGILDEENIRVSVLVNNAGVMNRDFLLTQDGFEQNLGINYLAPFLLTCRLLPLIPRGGHILNIASCTYRLGKVSKHMFVPDVCNYDRFRSYSTSKQALILFSLELAQRLGDSGIMVNAVDPGVVDTGIITMHRWFDPLTDIFFRPLILSPEQGISRTLRLIIGDVPENISGMYWGRKRPIRLSSKILHHPYRKNLWADTEKVLRPWL from the coding sequence ATGGATTGTAACGGATGGATAGTCGTTACCGGTGCTAATAGTGGTATGGGGCGAGTTCTTGCAGAAAGTCTTGTAAAAAGAGGATATCGGGTAATTATGGCATGCCGTAATTTGCCTCGTTCCGAGCCTGTTTATCGTGAATTAGCAGCAGGGTGTCCCGATCGGGTACGTTTGCTCCGGTTAGATCTTTCTTCATTCGACTCAATTATTTCGTTCACCGGAATATTGGATGAAGAAAATATTAGGGTATCGGTATTGGTAAATAATGCCGGTGTTATGAACCGTGATTTTTTGCTCACTCAAGATGGATTTGAACAGAATCTCGGGATAAATTATTTGGCTCCTTTTTTATTGACATGCCGCTTATTGCCACTGATCCCTCGAGGCGGACATATATTGAATATCGCATCTTGTACTTATCGTTTGGGAAAAGTCTCAAAGCATATGTTTGTCCCTGATGTTTGCAATTACGATCGTTTCCGTTCTTATAGTACATCGAAGCAAGCATTGATATTGTTTTCTCTTGAACTCGCTCAGCGGCTTGGGGATTCCGGAATTATGGTAAATGCAGTTGATCCGGGAGTCGTCGATACCGGTATTATCACTATGCATCGGTGGTTCGATCCGTTAACCGATATTTTTTTTCGACCGCTGATCCTTTCGCCAGAGCAAGGAATTAGTCGTACATTACGATTGATTATAGGGGATGTCCCGGAAAATATTTCGGGGATGTATTGGGGACGTAAACGCCCTATACGCCTTTCTTCAAAAATACTTCATCATCCGTATCGGAAAAATTTATGGGCCGATACAGAGAAAGTACTCCGTCCGTGGTTATAG